The following coding sequences lie in one Pontibacter sp. G13 genomic window:
- a CDS encoding AMP-binding protein, which translates to MTEHRAWHDAYPQGVRPTIPLDTYASLTDFIGQSLQKYADLPAYENMGKSLTYREIDTLSTQFAAYLQSLGLQAGDRVAVQMPNVLQYPVVMFGIIRAGLVVVNTNPLYTAREMAHQFEDSGAKAVVILANFADKLEEVLPETHVKHVIVTEIGDLMGGLKGSIVNFMVKYVKKMVPKYHLPQAVSIKTALAKGAKETLKPVHQDADTIAFLQYTGGTTGRSKGATLTHGNLLSNLLQTSEWNGRDLIEGKEVAITALPMYHIFACTINCLLMTKFGAKNILITNPRDIPGFIKELSKHPFTFITGVNTLFNALLNAPGFADLDFSHMKLSIGGGMAVQKPVNDKWKSITGKPILEGYGLSETSPVLTFNPTNGTDRIGTIGLPMPDTDLKIMDDDGNEVPLGERGEICAKGPQVMTGYWERPDENEASFHHGAWFRTGDIGIMDEDGFFRIVDRKKDMILVSGFNVYPNEIEDVVAGHPGVLECAAIGVPDPKSNEAVKLVVVKKEDSLTKEELIAFCRENLTGYKVPRHVEFRDEMPKTAVGKILRRKLKEA; encoded by the coding sequence ATGACGGAACATCGAGCTTGGCACGACGCCTACCCGCAAGGAGTGCGACCTACAATCCCATTGGACACCTACGCATCGCTAACAGATTTCATCGGCCAAAGTCTCCAGAAATACGCCGATCTTCCCGCCTATGAAAACATGGGCAAATCCCTCACTTATCGGGAGATCGACACCCTTTCCACGCAATTTGCCGCTTACCTCCAGAGCTTGGGCCTTCAAGCAGGTGATCGTGTGGCAGTCCAAATGCCCAATGTCCTTCAATATCCCGTCGTGATGTTCGGGATCATCCGTGCTGGTCTGGTCGTGGTGAATACCAATCCCTTGTACACGGCCCGTGAGATGGCCCACCAATTCGAGGATTCCGGAGCAAAGGCGGTGGTGATTCTCGCCAACTTTGCGGATAAATTGGAGGAAGTGCTTCCCGAGACGCATGTCAAACATGTGATCGTCACCGAGATCGGTGATTTGATGGGAGGGCTAAAAGGTTCCATCGTCAACTTCATGGTCAAATACGTGAAGAAGATGGTCCCCAAATACCACCTTCCACAAGCAGTCTCTATCAAGACCGCCCTCGCCAAAGGAGCTAAAGAGACGCTCAAGCCCGTTCATCAGGACGCAGATACCATCGCATTCCTGCAATACACGGGAGGAACCACCGGCCGATCCAAAGGGGCTACGCTGACTCACGGTAATTTGCTCTCCAATCTGCTTCAGACTAGCGAGTGGAATGGCCGCGATTTGATCGAAGGAAAAGAAGTGGCGATCACGGCATTGCCCATGTACCATATTTTTGCCTGTACCATCAACTGCTTGTTGATGACCAAGTTCGGCGCGAAAAACATTCTGATCACCAACCCACGAGACATCCCCGGATTCATCAAGGAATTGTCCAAGCATCCGTTCACCTTCATCACTGGGGTGAATACCTTGTTCAATGCCCTGCTGAATGCTCCCGGATTTGCCGATCTGGACTTCTCTCACATGAAGCTCTCCATCGGTGGTGGAATGGCTGTTCAGAAGCCTGTCAATGACAAGTGGAAGTCCATCACTGGAAAGCCGATCTTGGAAGGATATGGCCTGAGTGAGACCTCTCCGGTATTGACGTTCAACCCGACCAATGGAACCGACCGAATCGGGACCATCGGATTGCCGATGCCTGACACAGATCTCAAGATCATGGATGACGATGGCAATGAAGTGCCTCTGGGTGAACGCGGAGAGATCTGCGCCAAAGGTCCTCAGGTGATGACCGGGTACTGGGAGCGTCCTGACGAAAATGAAGCTAGTTTCCATCACGGCGCATGGTTCCGTACGGGAGACATCGGGATCATGGACGAGGATGGATTCTTCCGGATTGTAGACCGGAAAAAGGACATGATTCTCGTGTCTGGATTCAATGTCTACCCCAACGAAATCGAGGATGTAGTAGCGGGACACCCGGGTGTGCTCGAATGTGCAGCTATCGGCGTGCCAGATCCCAAGTCCAATGAGGCGGTGAAACTTGTGGTTGTCAAGAAGGAAGATAGCCTCACCAAGGAAGAGTTGATCGCTTTCTGTCGCGAGAACCTGACGGGTTACAAGGTGCCTAGGCATGTAGAATTCCGCGATGAGATGCCAAAGACTGCAGTAGGCAAAATCCTCCGCCGGAAGTTGAAGGAAGCTTAG
- a CDS encoding MbnP family protein, with amino-acid sequence MKINFLLITACLGGFLLFSGCNNEGCTDPDSLTYSPDAEEDDGSCTYPEVMLHMHPSVGMEDLVLGNTYTVNGTAVTFSVAQFYVSQVALATDGNADFSDEYLLVNAGQMMYGIGEFPAVHKHMLMLNIGVDSATNHADPTTYDASHVLAPQSPNMHWSWDNGYIFIKLEGMYDSDGDNVPDANFEYHIGKDSNLRRISLEVHAELENTTETIDLMVDYAAFLDGIDFATEAVSHTGDFPEVAAKIVANVPSVISVE; translated from the coding sequence ATGAAAATCAACTTTTTACTGATTACAGCTTGTTTGGGAGGTTTTCTCCTGTTCAGCGGTTGTAACAATGAAGGTTGCACCGACCCAGATTCTCTGACTTACAGTCCTGATGCCGAAGAGGACGATGGTTCCTGTACCTATCCCGAGGTGATGCTCCACATGCATCCTTCTGTAGGGATGGAAGATCTCGTCTTGGGCAACACCTACACCGTAAATGGCACAGCCGTCACCTTCAGCGTGGCGCAATTCTACGTTTCGCAAGTTGCGCTTGCTACTGACGGCAATGCTGATTTTTCCGATGAATACCTCTTGGTCAACGCCGGCCAGATGATGTATGGAATCGGCGAATTCCCAGCAGTTCACAAGCACATGCTGATGCTCAACATCGGGGTAGACTCCGCCACCAATCATGCGGACCCCACAACCTATGATGCTAGCCACGTCCTTGCGCCCCAATCTCCCAACATGCACTGGAGCTGGGACAATGGATACATCTTCATCAAACTGGAAGGCATGTATGACTCAGACGGGGACAATGTACCCGATGCCAACTTCGAATACCACATCGGAAAGGACAGCAATCTGAGACGCATTTCCCTCGAAGTCCATGCTGAATTGGAGAACACCACCGAAACCATCGACTTGATGGTGGACTATGCCGCGTTCCTAGACGGTATCGACTTTGCGACAGAAGCGGTCAGCCATACTGGAGATTTCCCTGAAGTGGCGGCCAAGATCGTGGCGAATGTGCCCTCCGTGATTTCTGTAGAATAA
- a CDS encoding cytochrome c peroxidase, translated as MKNRWIWTCTFVLGTIWGCQQLMPSRALEGYSSMTPRDFPEMPFPEDNAPTRARIELGRMLFFDPILSRDTTISCGTCHLQSAGLADHERVSVGIEGRKGFRNVPTLTNVGYHPYFFKEGGSPTLEMQVLGPLENEDEMGFNAALLNDRLQGHPIYDPLAQEAYGRPIDIYVVTRAIAAFERTMISGNSPYDQFQRGDSSALTPAQIRGKQLFFSPEVGCTTCHSGFDFTNYAMENIGSHFPYEDLGRYRISGDSSDIGKFKVPTLRNVAVTAPYFHDGGIPHLFDVLEIYNLGGVGHPNQHPAIHPLGLSDDELRDLEAFLEALTDEEFLNNPAFSAP; from the coding sequence ATGAAGAATCGCTGGATTTGGACATGTACATTCGTTCTAGGCACCATCTGGGGGTGTCAACAACTCATGCCTTCCCGTGCCCTCGAAGGATATTCGAGCATGACTCCACGTGATTTTCCTGAAATGCCCTTTCCGGAAGACAATGCGCCCACCCGGGCTCGCATCGAACTTGGCCGGATGCTGTTTTTCGACCCGATTCTCAGCCGTGACACCACCATTTCTTGCGGCACTTGCCATCTCCAATCGGCTGGACTTGCGGATCATGAACGAGTGAGCGTCGGGATCGAAGGGAGAAAAGGGTTTCGCAATGTACCCACGCTGACCAATGTCGGCTATCATCCTTATTTTTTCAAAGAGGGCGGAAGTCCAACCCTCGAAATGCAGGTGCTTGGGCCATTGGAAAATGAAGACGAAATGGGCTTCAATGCCGCCCTGCTCAATGACCGTCTCCAAGGTCATCCCATTTACGATCCATTGGCGCAGGAAGCATACGGGCGCCCCATCGACATCTATGTGGTCACACGTGCCATTGCCGCCTTCGAACGAACCATGATCAGCGGAAATTCCCCCTATGATCAGTTTCAGCGGGGAGATTCGAGCGCGTTGACGCCCGCACAGATTCGGGGAAAACAGCTATTCTTCAGCCCTGAGGTAGGATGTACCACCTGTCACTCTGGGTTTGACTTCACCAATTATGCCATGGAGAATATCGGTTCGCATTTTCCCTACGAAGATCTGGGAAGATACCGCATTTCTGGCGATTCGAGTGACATCGGAAAATTCAAGGTGCCTACTCTCAGAAATGTAGCCGTTACAGCTCCCTACTTCCATGATGGCGGCATTCCGCACCTGTTTGATGTGCTGGAAATCTACAACTTGGGAGGCGTGGGCCATCCGAATCAACATCCAGCCATTCATCCATTGGGATTGTCGGACGATGAATTGAGAGATCTAGAGGCATTTTTGGAAGCCCTGACCGATGAGGAGTTCCTGAACAATCCCGCGTTTTCGGCTCCATAG
- the lepA gene encoding translation elongation factor 4, translated as MKHLRNFCIIAHIDHGKSTLADRMLEATSTLTQREMMNQVLDSMDLEREKGITIKSHAIQMHYQKDGETYTLNLIDTPGHVDFSYEVSRAISSCEGALLVVDAAQGIEAQTISNLYLALEHDLEIIPVLNKIDLPSARIEEVSDEIIEMIGCEREDIIHASAKNGIGITDILDRIIDEIPAPQGEPEAPLKALVFDSVFNPYRGTIVYFRIFDGVLKHKDRIRFMATGGEFQVDEVGVLQLKQQPMPEIETGSVGYMVAGIKNLQDVKAGDTITLSERPADEPVKGFQEVKPMVFAGIYPVDKEDFEPLRDSLEKLKLNDASLVFQPESSAALGYGFRAGFLGMLHMEIIQERLEREFNMTVITTVPNVGYRAVLTDEEVIAINSPSDLPDNTRISELHEPYIRAQIITKGDFIGKVMELCMEKRGEFINQVYLTTDRVELTFELPLAEVVFDFFDKLKTISRGYASFDYEVIGFRASKLVKMDILLNGDQVDALSSLIHRDKAFDFGKAICRKLKELIPRQQYEVAIQAAVGTKIIARETVKAMRKDVTAKCYGGDISRKRKLLEKQKAGKKRMRQVGSVEVPQSAFHAVLKLD; from the coding sequence ATGAAACATCTCCGCAACTTTTGCATCATTGCCCATATCGACCACGGTAAAAGTACCTTGGCCGACCGGATGCTGGAGGCTACTTCCACCCTCACTCAGCGGGAAATGATGAACCAGGTGCTGGACAGCATGGATCTTGAACGTGAGAAAGGTATCACCATCAAGAGCCACGCCATCCAGATGCACTATCAAAAGGATGGGGAAACCTATACCCTCAACTTGATCGACACGCCCGGCCACGTGGACTTTTCCTATGAGGTTTCCCGGGCTATCTCTTCTTGTGAAGGGGCCCTGCTGGTAGTGGATGCCGCTCAGGGAATCGAGGCGCAAACGATCTCCAACTTGTATCTGGCGCTTGAGCATGATCTGGAAATCATTCCGGTTCTCAACAAGATCGACTTGCCAAGTGCGAGAATCGAGGAAGTGAGCGACGAAATCATCGAAATGATCGGTTGCGAGCGCGAGGACATCATCCACGCCAGTGCCAAAAACGGGATCGGGATCACCGATATCCTCGATCGGATCATCGATGAGATTCCTGCACCTCAAGGGGAACCTGAAGCTCCCCTCAAAGCTCTCGTTTTTGACTCTGTATTCAATCCCTACCGAGGGACCATTGTATATTTCCGGATATTCGACGGAGTCCTGAAGCACAAGGATCGCATCCGATTCATGGCGACAGGTGGAGAATTCCAAGTGGATGAAGTGGGGGTACTCCAACTCAAGCAGCAACCTATGCCAGAGATTGAAACTGGCTCGGTAGGCTACATGGTTGCAGGTATCAAGAATCTCCAAGATGTGAAAGCGGGTGACACCATCACCTTGTCCGAGCGTCCTGCAGACGAGCCTGTCAAGGGTTTCCAAGAAGTCAAGCCCATGGTCTTTGCGGGTATCTACCCCGTGGACAAGGAAGACTTCGAACCGCTTCGTGACTCTCTGGAAAAATTGAAGCTGAACGATGCCTCTCTCGTATTCCAGCCTGAATCCTCCGCTGCATTGGGATATGGATTCCGTGCCGGATTCTTGGGAATGCTCCACATGGAGATTATCCAGGAGCGACTGGAGCGTGAATTCAACATGACCGTGATCACGACCGTCCCAAACGTAGGCTACCGTGCCGTGCTGACGGATGAGGAAGTGATCGCCATTAACAGCCCATCGGATCTGCCGGACAATACCCGCATCTCCGAACTTCACGAACCATACATCCGTGCACAGATCATCACAAAAGGTGATTTTATCGGAAAGGTCATGGAGTTGTGTATGGAGAAACGGGGCGAATTCATCAACCAAGTCTACCTGACTACTGACCGGGTGGAGTTGACCTTCGAATTGCCGCTGGCGGAAGTCGTTTTTGACTTTTTCGACAAGCTCAAGACGATCTCCCGTGGATATGCCTCCTTCGACTATGAGGTAATCGGATTCCGCGCTTCCAAGCTGGTAAAGATGGATATCCTGCTGAATGGCGACCAGGTGGATGCCCTCAGTTCCTTGATTCACCGAGACAAAGCATTTGACTTTGGAAAAGCGATCTGTCGCAAATTGAAAGAGCTGATTCCTCGTCAGCAGTACGAGGTAGCCATTCAGGCGGCGGTTGGTACCAAGATCATCGCTCGTGAAACCGTGAAAGCCATGCGGAAGGACGTTACCGCCAAATGTTATGGAGGGGATATCTCCCGTAAGCGGAAACTCCTCGAAAAGCAGAAAGCAGGTAAGAAGCGTATGCGTCAGGTAGGTTCAGTGGAGGTTCCACAATCTGCTTTCCACGCGGTCCTGAAACTCGACTAA
- a CDS encoding AMP-binding protein, protein MSLPNTPSPTLPAPLSTSLLTEFIAVEQSHPDTVAFRQFHGQEWERWTYAEVGHQARVLVQAFRQMGLEPKAKIGVYGESSAYHAITHLALQMGGFVAVPLSHQLSGKVLLNRIQVADVKAMVIGKMPTLQILEEIMPKGLIGIASPLCPESHTYMKWSDIQAQFPPSQGLHPSSPMDITSISFGDQDQMIPHTFQEIQALGETLEDTLDMSQPRGSLFVHPAYPTNSFHHWIWTLGIAKRIPVCFASPRSWREALRQYPAYNLIAHSDDWRQLFQKLSDIHAYWKWMVLLSIPIFDLVLKHRTRKILGLHKLQVAVSEGQPLSPQALALFRKLGIHVLEMYGHPEALGALTINRPALIQAGTKGQPFPKCELKVHRESGEIIAKAPWLAKRKLDPEAPSRIQEGWLHTGKRGSWAETGQLIVEGDLDKPYPAKGTGEMCIQQIEGKFTDIHGIKRAVILEKPNGKKWAYLNMERPLSDLLPDKLRNQSARILKKVNQTLLPELRIDHLVVMEADWTAHQGGLLPSLEADRDWIADKASKLKWSHPKLPAVLLESED, encoded by the coding sequence ATGAGTCTGCCGAACACTCCTTCCCCCACCTTGCCTGCTCCCCTTTCCACTTCTTTGCTCACTGAATTTATAGCTGTCGAACAATCCCATCCAGACACCGTGGCCTTTCGGCAATTTCACGGTCAAGAATGGGAACGGTGGACCTATGCAGAAGTGGGCCATCAAGCACGAGTTCTGGTGCAGGCATTTCGCCAAATGGGCCTCGAACCCAAAGCCAAAATTGGCGTGTATGGGGAATCTTCGGCCTACCATGCGATCACCCATCTCGCCTTGCAAATGGGCGGATTTGTGGCGGTACCCCTCAGCCATCAACTCTCCGGCAAGGTATTGCTGAACCGAATCCAAGTGGCGGATGTCAAGGCGATGGTCATCGGCAAAATGCCCACTCTCCAGATTTTGGAGGAAATCATGCCCAAGGGCCTTATCGGGATTGCGAGCCCACTTTGCCCGGAGTCGCATACCTACATGAAGTGGTCCGATATCCAAGCGCAGTTCCCCCCCAGTCAGGGCCTTCATCCTAGCTCCCCGATGGACATCACGAGCATTTCCTTCGGAGATCAAGACCAGATGATCCCACATACCTTTCAGGAGATCCAAGCGCTTGGAGAGACCTTGGAGGACACCTTGGACATGTCCCAGCCTCGGGGCAGTCTGTTCGTTCATCCTGCCTACCCGACTAACTCCTTCCACCACTGGATCTGGACCCTCGGAATCGCCAAACGAATTCCCGTGTGTTTTGCCTCGCCCAGATCATGGCGAGAAGCGCTCAGGCAATATCCGGCATACAACCTCATCGCACATTCGGATGACTGGCGTCAACTATTCCAGAAACTCTCCGACATACACGCCTACTGGAAGTGGATGGTTCTGCTGTCTATTCCCATCTTTGATCTCGTCCTGAAGCACCGGACGCGGAAGATCCTTGGGCTACACAAGCTGCAAGTGGCTGTTTCGGAAGGCCAGCCCCTCTCTCCGCAAGCCCTGGCTCTGTTCCGGAAATTGGGCATTCACGTGCTCGAAATGTATGGCCATCCCGAGGCCCTGGGTGCACTCACCATCAATCGCCCTGCCCTCATACAAGCAGGAACCAAGGGACAACCATTCCCCAAATGCGAGCTCAAAGTCCACCGAGAGTCCGGGGAGATCATCGCCAAGGCCCCTTGGTTGGCCAAGCGAAAGCTCGATCCAGAGGCCCCCTCCCGGATTCAGGAAGGATGGCTGCACACGGGCAAACGTGGAAGCTGGGCCGAAACCGGGCAATTGATCGTGGAGGGAGATTTGGACAAGCCCTATCCGGCCAAGGGAACTGGAGAAATGTGCATTCAGCAGATCGAAGGCAAATTCACCGATATCCACGGGATCAAGCGGGCCGTGATTCTCGAAAAACCCAATGGCAAAAAGTGGGCTTACCTCAACATGGAACGCCCATTGTCCGATTTGCTGCCCGACAAACTCAGGAACCAATCCGCCCGGATCTTGAAAAAGGTGAACCAAACCCTTCTTCCTGAGCTGCGAATTGACCATCTTGTCGTAATGGAAGCTGACTGGACGGCCCATCAAGGCGGACTCTTACCGAGTCTCGAAGCCGACCGCGATTGGATAGCCGACAAGGCCAGCAAGCTCAAATGGTCCCATCCAAAGCTTCCCGCAGTACTCCTGGAATCGGAAGACTGA
- a CDS encoding SDR family oxidoreductase, whose amino-acid sequence MMKLTDKVAIVTGASKGIGKAIAHAFGLAGAKVVVSSRKQDAVDEVAQEFADAGIEARAIACNVGDPEARKALIDQTAEAFGSIDILVNNAGTNPYFGPVMGMEDWAYDKIMEINLRAPYELARLAYPHMKAAGGSIINISSVEGQTPSPGLGIYSVSKSALIMMTKVLAQEWGKKKIRVNTIAPGFVKTKLSQAIFDNPQMLEYVMAKQALDHQAEPEDIAGVALMLASDDSQFVTGATFTADGGLTI is encoded by the coding sequence ATGATGAAACTTACGGACAAGGTGGCCATCGTGACCGGTGCCAGCAAGGGAATCGGCAAAGCCATCGCCCATGCCTTTGGGTTGGCAGGCGCCAAGGTCGTCGTCAGCAGCAGAAAGCAGGACGCGGTCGATGAGGTAGCGCAGGAATTCGCAGATGCAGGGATCGAGGCGCGGGCGATCGCCTGCAATGTGGGCGATCCTGAGGCCCGAAAAGCCCTCATCGATCAGACGGCTGAAGCATTTGGCAGCATCGACATCCTCGTCAACAATGCCGGCACCAATCCCTATTTCGGACCCGTCATGGGTATGGAGGACTGGGCGTATGACAAGATCATGGAGATCAATCTCCGAGCCCCATACGAATTGGCGCGACTCGCCTACCCCCACATGAAAGCCGCTGGTGGCTCCATCATCAACATTTCCAGTGTGGAGGGACAGACTCCTAGCCCCGGATTGGGCATCTACAGTGTCAGCAAATCCGCCCTGATCATGATGACCAAGGTGCTCGCTCAAGAGTGGGGCAAGAAGAAGATCCGCGTCAACACCATCGCACCCGGATTCGTCAAGACCAAATTGAGCCAAGCTATCTTCGACAACCCCCAAATGCTGGAATACGTCATGGCCAAACAGGCACTTGACCACCAAGCCGAACCGGAAGATATCGCAGGGGTGGCACTCATGCTGGCCAGTGACGATTCCCAGTTTGTCACCGGAGCTACCTTCACTGCGGATGGAGGCTTGACCATTTAG
- a CDS encoding porin family protein, producing MRSLTFWAILLLSFSTAHSQNLIGGVRIAVNIATSTGKIPDFPDDNFKSRAGFNAELYSTLTWNSLFGAQLGVGYSEQGARYEIVRQDTSGQSTESHSMNLQYLNFPVVFRWTPVERIHVLLGPQVGVLLRARDRVSISGSNSSERLDERRDEFRPVAVDGLVGVAFYLTPSLFVDARYTISFNDVTKASTNNHNSVLSFGLGIGLD from the coding sequence ATGCGATCGCTGACCTTCTGGGCCATCTTGCTTCTTTCCTTCAGTACTGCGCACAGCCAAAATCTGATCGGTGGTGTCCGGATCGCCGTGAACATCGCCACCTCCACCGGGAAAATTCCAGATTTCCCCGATGACAATTTCAAATCAAGGGCGGGCTTCAATGCCGAGCTGTATTCGACCCTCACTTGGAATAGCCTATTTGGTGCTCAGCTGGGCGTCGGATATAGTGAGCAGGGAGCTAGATACGAAATCGTCAGACAGGACACTTCCGGGCAATCGACAGAATCCCATTCCATGAACCTCCAGTACCTCAATTTCCCTGTGGTGTTCAGATGGACTCCCGTCGAGCGCATTCACGTGCTCCTCGGGCCTCAGGTGGGCGTATTGTTGCGGGCGAGGGATCGTGTGAGCATTTCCGGTTCCAACAGTTCTGAAAGACTAGACGAGCGCCGGGATGAGTTTCGGCCGGTGGCGGTGGATGGATTGGTCGGTGTGGCATTCTATCTGACGCCTAGTTTGTTTGTGGATGCCCGCTACACCATTTCCTTCAACGACGTCACCAAAGCCTCCACGAACAACCACAATTCCGTGCTTTCATTTGGATTGGGAATCGGACTTGACTGA
- a CDS encoding porin family protein codes for MRMTFLRFFIWASLLVVGPLPLLKAQELHFGVKGGMSLTRISEDFGLALSTVNEGKLGYVAGLSLQLAWEPYSLQTEVLFWQNGDRRQEINVVPGGLETDISDITTRYISVPVLFRYHFYEGLYGLIGLQASFLVDNEFQLTQITDSDTVETRGSLDNLKTFDLEVPFALGWEAPFGAFIELRYLIGLTDIADLEDERNTHFGFQLMLGYNL; via the coding sequence ATGCGAATGACCTTTTTGCGTTTTTTCATCTGGGCCAGCTTGCTGGTGGTGGGGCCGCTCCCGCTCCTCAAGGCTCAGGAACTTCACTTTGGCGTCAAAGGCGGGATGAGCCTCACGCGCATTTCCGAAGATTTTGGGCTTGCCCTTTCCACTGTCAATGAGGGCAAGCTCGGCTACGTCGCAGGCCTTTCTCTGCAATTGGCCTGGGAGCCCTACAGCTTGCAGACAGAGGTGCTTTTCTGGCAAAACGGCGACCGGCGGCAGGAAATCAATGTCGTCCCCGGTGGTCTCGAAACGGACATCTCGGATATTACCACACGGTACATTTCGGTGCCGGTCTTGTTTCGCTACCATTTTTATGAAGGGCTGTATGGGCTGATCGGTCTTCAAGCCTCTTTCTTGGTGGACAACGAATTTCAATTGACGCAGATCACCGACTCGGATACCGTGGAAACCCGTGGATCGCTGGACAATTTGAAAACCTTTGATCTGGAAGTGCCATTCGCACTGGGCTGGGAGGCCCCGTTTGGCGCATTTATCGAATTGAGATACTTGATCGGCCTCACGGATATTGCGGACCTGGAGGACGAGCGAAATACCCATTTCGGATTCCAACTCATGTTGGGCTACAATTTATAG
- a CDS encoding SLC13 family permease produces the protein MADSRYEAIKRYRKSPWRLDNRVIQFLLCVIAGFFFTWLASDSTFTDSQTYTLFILFFAIALWITEAIPPFAVGILVIGFLVYTLGSSYLNSDPMEVMIYVNSWSSEVIWLMMGGFFLAEGMRRSRLDYALFRLTANMFGSKPKRLLMGLMLTTMVSSMVMSNTATTAMMIAAIAPFLASLDKRAPFSKALLLGIPSAAAIGGMGTIIGSPPNAIATGALESVGQRMDFVQWMAFGLLPALLLTYIMWVALLKKYPPAVKNLDLSFITSQKEHRPTSLKQSQRMVLISLAVTVTFWMTSPIHKIPSSAIAGIPIMMLTITGILKGKDIRRLPWDTLMLVAGGLALGQALLDTGLAEHFVGQLPIDNLNPFFTALALSLTTMALSNVMSNTATASILIPIALIVMRDDPYLAGVSIGLSASCALLLPVSTPPNAIAFSTGHLQQSDFRFGGILIGLLGPLVVTMWVFFLTRVFG, from the coding sequence ATGGCCGATTCCCGTTACGAAGCGATAAAGCGATACCGGAAGAGTCCCTGGCGCCTTGACAACCGCGTCATCCAATTTCTACTCTGCGTAATTGCAGGGTTTTTCTTTACCTGGCTGGCCTCGGACTCCACCTTCACCGATTCTCAGACATACACCCTCTTCATCCTGTTTTTTGCCATCGCCCTATGGATCACGGAGGCGATCCCTCCCTTTGCGGTAGGGATTTTGGTGATCGGATTCCTGGTCTACACGCTGGGAAGTTCTTATTTGAACTCCGATCCCATGGAGGTCATGATCTATGTAAACTCGTGGTCCAGCGAAGTCATTTGGCTCATGATGGGAGGCTTTTTTCTGGCCGAGGGAATGAGAAGAAGTCGGTTGGACTACGCCTTGTTTCGCCTCACCGCTAATATGTTTGGCTCCAAACCCAAGCGCCTGCTGATGGGGTTGATGCTGACCACCATGGTCTCCTCCATGGTCATGTCCAACACGGCCACCACAGCCATGATGATCGCGGCGATTGCTCCATTTCTGGCATCATTGGACAAGCGAGCGCCTTTTTCCAAAGCGCTGCTCTTGGGGATTCCCTCAGCTGCTGCCATCGGGGGCATGGGGACGATCATCGGTAGCCCACCCAATGCGATTGCCACAGGTGCCTTGGAAAGCGTCGGCCAACGCATGGACTTCGTGCAATGGATGGCATTCGGACTGTTGCCGGCTTTGTTGCTGACCTACATCATGTGGGTAGCATTGCTCAAGAAATATCCTCCAGCCGTCAAAAATCTGGATCTGAGCTTCATCACTTCCCAAAAGGAACACAGGCCTACTTCCCTGAAACAATCCCAGCGGATGGTCCTCATCAGTTTGGCTGTAACTGTCACTTTCTGGATGACGAGCCCCATTCACAAAATCCCGTCATCGGCCATTGCTGGAATCCCGATCATGATGTTGACGATTACAGGGATTTTAAAGGGAAAAGACATCCGGCGGCTTCCTTGGGACACATTGATGCTGGTGGCGGGGGGGTTGGCCTTGGGGCAGGCATTGCTGGACACAGGTCTAGCGGAGCATTTTGTCGGGCAACTTCCGATAGACAACCTGAACCCATTTTTCACCGCGCTGGCCTTGTCGTTGACGACTATGGCGCTTTCCAATGTCATGAGTAACACGGCCACCGCGAGTATCCTGATTCCCATCGCCCTGATCGTGATGCGAGACGATCCATATTTGGCCGGTGTCAGTATCGGTCTAAGTGCATCTTGCGCCTTGTTGCTACCGGTATCCACCCCTCCGAATGCGATTGCATTCAGTACAGGGCATCTTCAGCAGTCTGATTTCAGGTTTGGAGGAATCCTGATTGGGCTTTTGGGGCCGCTGGTGGTGACGATGTGGGTATTTTTCTTGACGCGGGTATTTGGATAA